TGCCGGAATCGGAATCGGCAAGCTCGGATACAGCGTGTTTGATGGATTGATGCTGTTCGAGGAGCTGGGATTTGGGGAAAATCTCGCCGCAAGCAGTACAGGGGAAGATATCGTTACGAAGGGGGAAGAATTGATCAGTCTCTGCCGCAGTGATATCTGAATCCTGAGGATGAGTCTGGATAGTGGGGGAAGGAGGAGGAATCTCGGGTTGGACGAGGGTGAGGATGGAGTGCTGCGATGATCTAGCGGGAGTGGAAGGAGGGCGAGCGGTGTCGATTGCGATGGTAGAGGTTTTGGAAGAGAAGATTCGtttgagaaaagagaaagaggaggATAAGGACTTGCGGGGCTTGAAGCAGGAGGGGGTAGGACGGGGGCGGGGGCGGGGGCGGGGGCGGGGAGAGGCGGTGGTGAGAAGGAAGCAGCCGAGGTGGAGAAGGAGGAGGAAAAGAGGGAGGAACTTGTTGGGGAGAGATGGGGGAATGATTGGCGCCATGGGGATGAATGAGAAGAATGGAATTAGGGAGTTTGGAAAGGTGGTGGCATTGTAAGAGAGAGGTTAGGGAAAGAAAACGAAAAGAGAGAATGGGGTAATGTGATGTCGGAGAGTGGGGGCGATGGAGGAATAAAGCTAATAAAGAGTAGTTGTAACGCAACTTCATCATCCCTTACTTCTACTTCTACTTCtacttcttttcttattcttcttcatattataattattattacaataaataaataaatacataatacttaaatcaataataataaacaatatatgAAGAACCGAAACGGTGCGGTTCGATGAAATGGACGTGGGAGTAGACGCACGTGCAAGTGGCACATGTTGCggaaaaaaatggatttgGGAAACATTGAATACAAACAATTCATTATATACATGAGAtagatagaaatatatattttaatttttccggaatttgatgaaaattaGTTCATTAAATAACTGACACACAGTGCTATCACTTTTGTTTGGCCCTCTCCCAATGAGAATCCAAAGCCCCCCCTTAATGCTTCCTCAATTTCTCCCTCCTTCCCTTTTTTTATTCCCCCActttctctatatatattaccaCTCTTTATTACCCCCCCAtaacaacaattttcttttttaattttatttgttaggaATTAAAAGTCCAATTTGCATACGTGGACCAATCTAAATGTTGAGAAATCAACCTAAAGCTTCAAACTTATGGTGACTTACGGTGAGGGTGATGGATATAAAAATTTAGGTGAATGTAAATTGGTAATGGaagattaaaataacaaaattatggTTTAATATGGGGGCGAAATGGAAAGTGTACGGGAAGCGTTAATAAAGGAGATGTGGGCTCCGGCccataaaacaaatgaaagtgGGCCACATGCTTTAAAAAGTGGGCCTTCAAAATCATCGTCTATTCTATACGGCCTACTAATATAttcaaaaaatgattattttagtgattaaaatttgtatttggaaAAGAGTGTACCACCTAACCTAACGTTGGTTTTAATATttgtcttttgatttttaaccACAAGATTTATGGCTACTTCTGCTGCATTGCATTATTGGTCCGAAAACATCAGCACAGTGGGAAAAGGCTCTGTCTGCTCAATAATAACTTTTCTACTAAACAagaatatttccattttctaaatcttaattttcataGCCTTTTAAATGCAAtccttttaccttttttttttttttttttaatatatatatatttaaacaaataatttaaaaagataagcCCTTTAggatgataaaattatttgttgattaGACTTGATTACTCTTTGGTTGAAAGTCACCTTTGTTGCTAAATTGATGTGAgcaataaataacaatttagaCCTCACTTACTAACCctttagtatttttaaaacagacttacttctttctttctttcttttttccccagttttaattaattattaccCAACTTCTAAAGGCAATAACTATGTAACCCCAGTTCTCAAAACTTACTCATATAGCTAACACTACGAGAATTTTTTTCCAATGAAAAAAGTCATAAAAGTGTCgagaaaacatcaaacaatgatttccaacattttcttCATATTGTTGGGGCAAGTAGCAGTGGAGTCTCGTAGAGAAAACTTTTTCGGAACGTTCGTTGAGAAATGCATGCTTATGGTACTTAAGGTTAAAAACTTTGAGGTTACAAAATATTCACacataattgaaagaaaactacaaataaaaaaccatATGGTTATTAGATTTCAAAAAACCGTTTTTGACGCTTTAACCCATATCACTCCATTCTTGATTATCTCActcttatataaaaattttgaaatattattttcaatgataATGAATTTCCAGTGTTGAATAGTGAAGTGtgataaaaaatgttgaaatggTGATGTTTAAGTAATGACAACGTACACACAATTACTcacacttttcttttagtatgaaaaaaagattaaccatataaaataaataaaactatattttctaaaatttcttccCAATTGTATTCTAACACTAACAAATAACCAATATTAAAGCATTACTTTAgtgcaaattaaaatatattatcgGTGTTTTAAAGCTTAGTGGTGGAATGTCACTAAAGTTCTTAAAATTTGTGCATAGTTTTctagttttaatattatttgagacgaaaatgacatttttttattaaaaaaaaatggaaaccaGGGTTGATTGTtgctaattaatattttattttgtattctaCATGTCAAAATTGCAgtgaaataagaaataatgtatatgtgtttgtgttttaaaaacaaaataataaacaaaagaaaaatgtcaacaaaattatacatataataaaaagaaaggataatATATAAAGGAAGGCAGTGTGTATTTGGAATAACTTTGGAAAAAAtgctttttaaaatgaaagtcATTCTTTTTGAAGGCACTTTTGATTAAAGTCAATAGTTTAAAGTGTGTTTAGTCTATTGAATGATTTTGCATCATCAAAGAGTgcaattcttttcttctttttttaatcttaatgaataagtaattttttttttttgtttttcaagaaacacTTTAGACCTTAAAAGAAATGtagaaaaaacaacatataCATACTCCCAAATTTACAaggttaagaaaaaagaagaagataaaagtaGTGATTGTGATTGGATGATGTAAGGTCCAATTTTTGCTTACTtacaacattaattaatagcaATAAATAGATATAAGAAAAGAGCTACCGACATTATTTGAGGTTGACCCACCCACCCCCCTACTCAATACTCAAACctctttcaatatatattatgaaccATCTTAACCCTTCAACCCTTAACCTCCAAATTATACCTATCTCCACCTCCACTTTCTCTTCTCTCATATACCTCAACCCTCACCCTCCATTAACTCAACTTTTATACATCCTTCctttttaccatttaattTCATCTAAAATTTTTGGCCTATCCAATAATGTTAGAGGTGAAGGTGGAAATGGAAATAGAAGGTAGATTGAAGATAGTATGAAGtaataaatatgatttgataCATGTAGTTGGAGTACTGTTGTTCAAACTTGAAAATGATGAGAGGgtttcaaataattgaaaagaaagagagagaaattggtAATAATGGTATTATTTAGAGTTGAAGGATATATAATAGGTAGAAGCTATATGTAGCAACTAAGCCGTGTAGCTCTTCACACAATTAATTCAGATAATATGTGCCCTACCCGCACTGTAGTCTACGTATCAGAATTCAATTAAATGTACATCTCATTCAAACTCCTAAATTTGCTTTTTCAATCAATCTCCACTCTATTTGATTATCCACATTTTTCTCGTTGTTTCAGTTTTTCGTCAACAATTAgaattaccatttttcaaatatcctCAAATCTTATTACTATTTGTCTTTTTCAATAACATTATTGAAACCTTCTACAATCTTAACTAATATTTGGTCCTTTTTGTCCATTTTCCAACTATTTCTtgtaaatttctatttttccttttctccattattttcttcttcaacacaATACcttgatgatttttttattctaatttctaCCCAACCATGGATTGGGTTTGAGGAGATGAGATTGGACATGGAAGTTTGGCTACCGTCAGTTTCTCCACGCCTTGTTCCGGTGATCGATTTCCTCCGCTAGTGGCCATTAAATGCTCTGCCTCACTCAAGAACGAGAAGCAGGTTTTGGATCTTCTTGGTGATGATTGCGACCACAAATTATTCAGTGTTTTGGGAAGAGTTGTTGTGTCAGCGTTACAATTGTTTCTCGAGGAGCCGCGGTGGTCCATTGCTGGAATTTGAGGTCCGATGGTGCACGAGGTCATGGGTTTtaggttgaagaagagaagaacgagaaaaaacaataagatcatttacaaaaaaaaaaaatggagggtGAAATTGACATAGTTAAAATTTGGCGTAAGATTTGAGaaagtttgaataattttgttgaaaggataaaaaattaaataagatttgaaaatatttgaaaaagggTAGAAACTCAATCTATTTGTAATTGTCTGTCGACATACAGAACAAtcaatatattagaaaattttaatattttaagaaaatgtcaGTGTCGATCTCGTTCGAGATTGATCGAAAAGAACAATTTTATgggatttaaaaaatatgttacttttaaaacgaaaacaaaaaatgtgctacttctatcaatttttttttataatgatcTTTTAACTCGACTAGTTTTTAAGTTACAATTACACACGGAATGAGTTTgatgattttttgaaaaagaatataaatccAGCAACATACCAAATTTGAGAGTTCAAAATCTTAATCACTAgatactatatataaaatttaaggacttaattaattatatagtttcaaatatttatgttatgttgTTAATACTATTTAGGTTTcgttttttgttattaaaaattaagcttataaatttttgtttgataagcAAGGATATATTTAGATTACAatttcaagtgtttaatttagaaaataagttattttgaaagaaaaaaagaactaagtGTTTGAAAACCAcacaaaatagatttttaagtatattttaaacaaatttttaaaaaatagtttaaacaaaaacgaatttattaaaaataatttttcttaaatcaatCCAAATAAACTCATCTATTATTTTTGGATTCTACTTTTCACCTATAAAAGTTTTACAagttattgaaatatatattttgaagtttgagagATTAGAATGCAACTCTTCTACCTAAAACTAGtacaaattaagaaagaaaataaacatagtatctaaaaactagaaaactagaaaggaaaaagtttaagaattgGAATCTTAACAAATCAAGATAGAGATATGAATGATGGTTTTTCATTGCAAGTTTATTTTGTGATGAAAGTGTATGTTTGTGTATTATGATACTAACGTTCATAaacaataatagtaaataaataaaagaaatataaacaaagatgaatttttttatttaaaaagttcattttGTGAATTAAGTTGAGGAtcatacattagaaaaatggaaagactCTACACACTCTTTTATAAGACACAAGACTTGGTTTTTTAGTTgctaatttattttgagaccaaatataatatttgtcgTTGTTACGGAAGGATTTGGACATGGATGAAATAGAACAAAAGAcatggaaaaataaagaaaaataattacataacaaaaagcaccatttcttctccctatAAATACACAATTCTTAGCTTTAACTTTTGTGAGGACCGTTTCTAATTCGAGtatagaaagtaaaatttcGGCTAAAACTACTATAGAATTTGGCATTTGAATATATgcagggaaaaaaaattaactataagACCTTTTATCGTTAGAATAAGTTTTGCGACTAAGAAGTTAATTCGTGAGtcaattttgagaaaaaaaagagtttgcAGTAGAATTTGTAAGTCTCAACGCtctttaaaaaagtttgtaagTTTTAAAACGACTAGGCGTTTGGGTAGTCTTCACGATAAAAACCAAGAGTTCTACGATGAAGAAGCCTTGAAGTTTAAATTCGTGATAAGTGTTCTAAgcgagtaaaagttggttagttcgcAGGTTtcttgtaaaaaatatatataactacaCGATAAAGTTATTTGCGAAAAGTGTTGTGGTTAAAGTTATTTGCGGTGTGAGGTTAGATGAGAAGTAAGATCTGGCTAAGAAGATATTAAATCTGATTTGACAGGTGTTTACGTGtaagattaagaaaatgtatcTTTACTTTCCatgagaagagaaggaagaggagaatttttgttaaagtgtGGTGAGTGGTTTTATTCTTAAATGTTTTGTGATTCcgttttactattttgaaatatgatttCAAATAAGAAAGTGTTTCAAAAATAAGTTGTGAAAGTGTTAAtacttgatttgatgattacGATTTTCATGTTATGcaatagttttcaaaacgttAGTTGATTCCTTGATATGAttctaacttttatgtgcacataaagagtcaaTGTCACCATGGGGTGTACAGACCACATGGTGATAAGAAGTTGACTTATATATTGAAAGGAGCGTATAAAACTTAGCGGCCTCAGTAACAAGAAAGAATCTATCAACAATCATAAGGGAGTGAGAGAgtctatttagtttttgtttagatGTATGTTTGTTATGAATGTGTGAAATTTTTGGTTGAATGGCTGCTAACAATAAGAGAAGGAAGCAGTGTTAAATCATAATCATTACCCTTTAATCAACTCTCCGTCATCTCCGTTCTCCTACTTCTCTtcaatttacaaaatcatcttcatattaaaattccaTAAACTACAATTcctatataattaattttacaattatttgttGTATGTCCTATtacaaataaaccaaaagtactttgattttgatattagagcacaaaaaccaaatgatGTTTTCCttgaaaatgtttacataaaaaacacacaaaattaaagaaaagaaagttaaaaaggaataataataaaattaaaagttggaGTTCAGTGATCCACGTggaaatacaataaaaaaaaaagaccgtTAATTATTGTGGGATGCAGAGTTTGTCGACACCTTGAAAATCTTTCTTTCCTCATGTATTCATTTGGACCCCAATAACTCCATGGGCCCATAACAAATAACTATGGATCCAAAAATGGGCTTTAACGTGTTTCTGTTCATTATACACAGGCCAACAATTTCTGgccctttttgttttttgaatcACTAACTCGTAATATTATAAGAGATATTCGTCAATATGGCataatttagtataataatagaaaaaaaaatactgaatatgaaaaatatcacGTACTCACAAAGAATTTGCAAACTATATTCAGTTTTAGAAAATCCTATTTATGATACTTTTGGATTGAGAACATTTCtcaactattttcaaaatatatgtctataatttataaaatattttcgaatttttagtatttaattcataaatattatatttaataacagTTCCCTAAAAAAATGCCTATTaagattttataatattttaaatttaaatattatattataaccggtgaaataatgaaaaagtattatttatattttaaattattttagaaaagtgTATCggattattattaataaaaaaaaagcgtAAGAATTTCAACCGTGTTAATAAAGTTTTATCATCcctaattatgattatacacttattttggttggtttatttatttatttattaaaaaagttaatttattgTGCCTATATcgaataattgtttttttcacgttatgatttttaattatggagatattcatatttattttgttggctTTCCTTACATTATCCTTTAACATTATCTATGATGACTTTACAATGGGTAAAGATTGTGGTGGATGGTAGATGGATTGAATTGTCTTCATATATTGATTATCGTGTGGTTGATGTATACGTAAATTTATCAACATTGTTTCAAGGTTTAAAGACATGAAAGAATCTGATTATGAAGGAAAGTGCGAAATAACctgattaagaaataaatggATGTGAATTAATGGAAAAGTTGTGCGAAAGTAAATGGCAGgcgaagaagatgaagagacGAGGAACATACGCGAAATCAGTGATTTGACGGTGAAAAAATATccgaagaagatgaagagatgaGTTTCAAATAGAACATAAATTACTTAGGGTTCCAAATGGAACGAACAAAGCTAAATCGATCGAAGTCCAATAATAACTTGAACGTTTGCAGAGGTTAGGTGGAGGTTCTCATTAGTGacaatatgtatattttatatttttggaaaaaaaattatattttcatagaaTTTAACCGTACGTGaaatatgttatttagttATAGAGTATTTGAGTTTTAGGAaacaattgtatttaaaacTCAAGTTTTTCAATTGGGTAAGGGTATTTGAGGCATtgttctattattatttttttcagtctatcattaataaatttttctatatttgtaattttttttaaaatgttactatatacgtaataattttgaatttaattattatatttgtaaccGTTTctacaaacttagttcaagcAAATCTCCATAGATTTGTGAATTAACAAGTTTGAAACGAAACGAACtgaattgtaaaatttaaagtaaataccaaaatatacCCAAGAGAAATCTTTGAGTTTAAGGTACTAAATTGTAGTTAAACGGAATGATGATCATGGAATCTACATATTATACACTAATAACCAATTCTTAGGGAATTAGCAATttagaattgaaatttgtattaaGTGGAGAATGCtgcatttaaatttgtttggtttaattaaagaaaaagtatataatttaaattttataaggttttgtttgttatttattactttataGGGATTGGAGTAAGTTGCCAAAAATAACACCATAGGTTATAGGTATCCTTGTAGTTGTCACAATGAATCCAGGAGTTGGGCCGTGCCGTGGATCCTAATGGGGCAGCCCAATAACCATAGCGGCCTATGGGCCCATTCTAGAAAGCTAAAGGAAAATCGACGTGTCGAATTAGCAGCCAAGTCTAGTGGAGATTAATCgtaaaacatacaaaataataataataacaagagaaagagagaaaagaaaagaaaagaaaaagaagaaaaaaaatgaggacTTTGAATCAAAGGGATAAGGCGCCTGTGGTGAGCTCGCGCTTCACATCACTCCATCGCCTCTTATTTTACCCAAATATCCTCTTCCCAATTTCATTCCATTTTGTTTCCAATTAAAACAACATTATGGCCTCTCTTCCAATCGCATTCTCTCCGGCCGCCGGACGCGTATTCGCAGCCACCGCGGCCAAAGGCGCCGGCGaaagcaagaaagaaaagggcCTTCTTGATTGGATCATCGGCAGCTTGAATAAGGATCAGCTTCTTGAAACCGACCCTGTTCTTCAAAAAGTCGAAGGCAAGGACGCCGCCTCCGGTAACGGCACCGGCTCCGTCCGCGGTGGCCGAAAGAATTCCGTCCAAGTCCCCCCGAAGAAGAACGGCGGCGGGTTTGGTGGTCTCTTTGCCAAGAAAGACTGACACTTGCGGGGGCGGTGCCATTTCActcatatataatttctttgtattgttgccttttttttttcttcttcttatgttGCTCtgattgattatttttcaatactaTGGttacattattaattattgttggtaattactttattttatttaccattattattattattattgttattatttgttcAATTAATTGATACGACAAAGATCTAGCTGCTAATATGATGTCGGTTTTTTATAAGGAGAAAGTGTGGGAATTATGATGGAATATGAATTAATCCAACaagaaaataaccaaaaattTGTGGCTATAATAAGATGGATTGATTTTACAAATGTTTTTACtggttttttgtttgatggattattatgacttttttttgaattattgagCTTCTTATGGTTGTGTTTACTTAATAATGATGCTAATAATAGTAGTTTTTGCTTTGTTGTTTGTCTTCCCATCcttgtttttctattattttacatGTTTTAAATCTTgcttaataataagaaaattgtttgaaacttccgtttatatttctttttttcgttCCATTTTTTGATGTATAAAGAATGcaaactttttctaaaaaatcattacCAGTTTATTCCTCCAACTATGAATAATCTacgttaaaaaaatttggtgaaaaaaggaaaaaaaagttgaaataccGAGCATGCAATTTCGTTAGAATAATGAAACTCAAAAAATGGACTAATATtctgtttgataactatttttttttatttattattattttaaaattaagtttgttttctcaCCAACCaaaatagtataaataaaagtttaaatggAAGCAAggttttataaattaaaaatcaaagaagaaaaactaataGGTTGACCAATGAGacttaacaaattttactCGATTCAGTATGACTTTCAAAAGGAAGAATAAATCAATACGAAAAATTTTGTTcactttatttaaatattggtcaatttttaaatttatttcgaACTAAAAGTCtcaattacaattaattttttttcaataataagaATTTGGTTTTGTTAACAGAGAGTTTAAACGGACCCATTAACAAAAATGTGTAAAATCTTCTTCTAAGTTGAGAGTGATGGATGAatggaatgaaaatgaataaaatgacAGGAAGAAAAGTAATGGAAAGATTGAGAGTGATGGATGAATGGACGTTTTTTTCATCTAAACAAGAACATATTGCATCATAATTCATGATCCGCAACAATATGATATCAGACATTAAAACCCACAAAAACCCCACATATATACGCATTTGTCAGGAGAAAATCTTACAAGAATTTGGTGTGAGCTAAGTGGAAGCGTTGATGTACTTGATGCAGTCCTCCACAGCCTCTGTTCTATGTGAATCGATGGTGGCAGGGACCTGGACTGCCTTGGAACTCGCAACGGGCACGGCCGCTGGAACATGTTGTTTTTGAAGGGGTCGATTTCTCTTCATAGCCATGAAATGCAGAGCTCGAGTCACTTTATCAGCTAGGTGCTTTAGAAAGCACAGTGGAGAGAATTGCAGTCTTTTAAGCGATTTGGGGGATGGAAATCTACACTTTTGAAAAGTGCTTCTCCCAGTTCTGTTGTTGCTGGATGAGTTCGGTTTCTTAACCTTCTGCTCCAATGTTGTCGTCATGGAATTAGAAGAAAGGTCTGAGCCAAGagtgagagaaagaaagagagagagagagagattaaaatgaaatggaagaaaaagtaaaGCAGGGAAAAGAGAGATTGAAAAATGCAGCCTGCCCACCAAGCTTTCTTAAGCAAACTCAACAAGGCtctgtttgtttttgtgtatTAAATCTCAATCAAGCAACGAACAAGAGTAGTGAGGGTCATTCAATTCAATATAATGGctaacactttattaatcaAACAATCTCAACCGTTGAATATTTGATCCAACA
This DNA window, taken from Cucumis sativus cultivar 9930 chromosome 6, Cucumber_9930_V3, whole genome shotgun sequence, encodes the following:
- the LOC101205268 gene encoding uncharacterized protein LOC101205268, which codes for MASLPIAFSPAAGRVFAATAAKGAGESKKEKGLLDWIIGSLNKDQLLETDPVLQKVEGKDAASGNGTGSVRGGRKNSVQVPPKKNGGGFGGLFAKKD